TAGGTGTTCTCTTTCGCGTTATCTGCAACCACAGTGATGTCTTTCTGATACTTGTTACCAGCCTCATCTTCATAGGTTGCCTTGGTGAGAGAGGTGAAAGGCAAATTGGCACCCCATTGGGCGATATTAATGGTCTTTTTGAATTGAGCCGCTTCAAACGACAGCTTGATGCTACCATGACGGTAGTTGCCACTCTCATTGGGATCTACACTAACGGAGTAGCCCTCATCCACTTTTTCTATGTGAATCCAATCATCAGAGACTTCAAAATTGAAGATAATGTTACTCTTGTCAGGAATAATTGCAGATTCATTCATTGACATATCGAAGAGATATGCATCTTTAGCATTGAGAGCAAGTAGCAGTCCATGCTGAGTTGCTGTAACGTTAGCTGTTTTACCATCGTCAGCAGTAAGAACAATCTTGGCTGAGCGTGCTTCCATTGAGGCATTCGGTTGTGCCTTTACGGTTACGGTAGATCCATCGGCTGACAGAGTAATCCATTTGGCATCAGTCGCCGCTTTTACCGTTGAGGTGCTGGCAATAATGCTGCCCTCACCACCGTCTGCGCCGAACAAAACGTCGGCCTTGGTGATGGTCAGTGCTTCAATGCCGTCGTATGTTGCGTCATCTTCGCCACAGGACATTATCGAAGTAATACCTGCCAGCAATACGAGAAAACAGAATATCTTTTTCATATGTGATAGTGTTTCTTAGGGTTATACCATTTATTCTACTCTAACAAGGGTGAACGGTGACTCAAACTGTGTTAAGTATCCGGCACGTCCGTCACCTGTTGGGGGATTGTCAGTAAAGGCATAGGTCCACAACTCATTGTATTCACCACCAGCGAAGGTGATGGTCAGTGGGGTGGTGGCACTGTTCTTACCCTTGAACTGAATGTTTGGGTCCCACGCCATGGCAT
The sequence above is a segment of the Prevotella sp. E9-3 genome. Coding sequences within it:
- a CDS encoding BACON domain-containing protein, which gives rise to MKKIFCFLVLLAGITSIMSCGEDDATYDGIEALTITKADVLFGADGGEGSIIASTSTVKAATDAKWITLSADGSTVTVKAQPNASMEARSAKIVLTADDGKTANVTATQHGLLLALNAKDAYLFDMSMNESAIIPDKSNIIFNFEVSDDWIHIEKVDEGYSVSVDPNESGNYRHGSIKLSFEAAQFKKTINIAQWGANLPFTSLTKATYEDEAGNKYQKDITVVADNAKENTYLIKGLMAEGDLSITYNASTKNMVEYYVPAGYSPGNLTEDETTYTLRCLMSAYNVNTGNRHYPTAVTTQATNAYRMAFEWQVDENAMPILNYVRNNALAATYSTDGIIVCKFSSPTGASQGARKGIAYEFLNLKFTY